A single Dunckerocampus dactyliophorus isolate RoL2022-P2 chromosome 2, RoL_Ddac_1.1, whole genome shotgun sequence DNA region contains:
- the bahcc1b gene encoding BAH and coiled-coil domain-containing protein 1 isoform X1 produces MESRDFAPPHHLLTERSALVHGATSRMASGGHGSVQHPAHFQPGKYFSSHLSMTPHSGASFMGSFLSSSLGSPPSHPSHPSGPVSSPSSPSYRTGPHSNASPIWFPHSHEGYPSYSGSLASPFLPMSPLDHHSNGLYGQHRFYETQKDHFYLRGLPTQPSLHSTNHSLPPLARTAPGHPLGSCNRETDNTVGSGKSTRDVVEKGLSTLPKEKERSSSKERHQESKDKHQLHYQHTRQASPAATPSSFHHKAFPHPPHALMPHLTPQSKEEDPRHLLERHKDSENQGMKHMSACKLSSSSGAETGSSGKGGTLSSCFGSGAGRAPSGSSRRCYKEPTNGEMRISDSTASSECIRRGTILAPPHSVASYSMPPPPPPPPPHTLHMGSAVVGGWLHPHHHPHPEFYCPPAPISIVPSKDPASGGSSREAKVIGPTFVPSVGPLGDLAIPECRGAGSSGKKEDKNGDGSCENPSHHLSRLSSCQKKDKSQTHLQQLGYGKADKPPDWSQQTQHFPKSNPNLSSQPELRSCSLETSSSLRDVEVEEDFYRPSLPPDAQGTHLGTGQSTSKNGSPPFRDCSHSGSHSDGRVGSASQREGQKVARIRHQQHGSHGADDRGRDGGQALTFWGARGGPLEDQRKDSHHASVSNSEIRGLSSAAPDNQSKGLPHPSPHTTEGEGSAMKNLMNYSSQQPLLLPQRSPFGGLGCLKQAGEQSEKGGGKNNSTLQDLPKQSLPPRRGSSNEGEKGDKGGRETGEPGEGEVRQPPVGIAVAVARPPHRSSDNTPGHSRQGRVLPCMKGVSRPVYPLGREAEDRKRMTEDQISLHHLDRDRELIIRDSKDHVEFARMHSSSGCHGDLTSHLLVPGGASQLGADAAAHAHHHWMRRTGSPSLWMGHSYSLNHVGMSASFPPGLPSPLPPVLGSLSQDPNSPLMVLPTEPGSHHHLDVLEQSSLWPPVYGSRRAPPHLQHHPVYSRSSFLRQQELYALQQHRAMEHLQRHSLAQQQKHNDHAATVEDTPSASRPPSSSSSSTASSHVAKPFSHTPPPPKTSTPSAGVCPSSRQSPCYHSPSRRPHPSNLLTPAPSPAAAAPRSPALSPVPSLLPKGLERSSDRGEGQPPQDYPQSLEPDLPPVYAFPQLTMGFKAGPLPPQARLAEQASQKAEPAEPDSKSLQPRPHIPPLTKDETKREEVERDCEVVESREEKEEECQGEMNGCFVLEPERTNSGMLPCPSPSSVLNPTNTATGTGKAQKQPELSKEQEDEEECGKEEDGGEKMECGPTECTVLVEHAEEKKEENDKHEELVVDGEDEEAIERSLDEADPTCFSSPCTDLHLAASRAAQQQGAYMWSLELLIAAALCATRDASHPTAPAARAPSPAAHHGMEILGELAELEIQKRSLESKGMEDEGERMLTFDLHSLATLAAARALEMGGGAAQQCPIRKRLNLRRKCSWTPRHEPVCQVKGSMETMGGEELAMRVQLAELQRRYKEKQRELAKLQRKHDHQREETSRSPARRGPGRPRKRKSTPGAAAPDSSKRLRTGLNLQEEEKSRKNHDFSSLSAAQLKASCKHRGRPSTLNSRLARRVTHLKQRAAAQHAATAAGMLHCRGATGAEEAPKSHCVHEGKDSQQEWEASQTTKRKRGRKPKVLMMGADANRAPHSRASEKQEVRAEKSDSESPGHEFEEDCSCNSDEGTSDIRIRSPSKEAPSNTAGSFSSGLHTNQKTRTKKSGPPGPGSVSNTHRKQCTANSEHPGHHRTRRPSLPSWAASSVGSSFGDGRGNCGTLTTDNRNCKEATRRDSTVHRHLEKAKGHAVSRLLQSFTADDGFRLDEESSFSEGEEDVEEEEEGDESNKSVIHLPPNMPCKIPALPNCVLSKEMLVDGLKILISKEDELLYAACVQTLDLPDIFSVVIEGERGNRPRIYSLEQILQEAVLDVRPQTEAILTAGTRVCAYWSERSRCLYPGYVHRGGPGEEKEESVMVEFDDGDRGRITLANIRLLPPGYQICCAEPSPALLISPGRRCRRGSTQEKKDTPTEKSTNEEQAGKPQEKRPVGRPKKIHSVPKTASTAATSELDSQIKGNTSLVSWSAPRKRPPVDFFLFNGTSRKTQKRSRERDMGLFHRPASHSLMPATPLKGIFGSPFAVDSFSSIANSYSAFGSGRSAMPGCLVNTASTMAPRDSSSCASAVTLAMATGSKKLVKKQEVSERDRKHFLVKLDHEGVMSPKTKNGKALLRLGNGGRGGRSFSSAGAPLRYIHPSMLVKDAKKGENDRIGTPPSQKDPLSGSHGGQAGDYSLDYASDCPSSYSELDEDDEDGGDDTRARRRGTSVASHRHGGFLSRLSVCSSSSSSSSSSSGSVSSSSLCSSDNDSSYSSDEESSSVLLRRALLQQDKHKHRHNLTSDLLSPESTNTNSTTTTPAHPYVAKTSMTHSASKGRVERSEDRAEYLPKGSMGAKTQRRKEGVLNSNQRLKPALKDPTATKRQRMSSPEPQANMAPLLPGRQLWKWSGNPTQRRGLKGKARKLFYKAIVRGKETVRVGDCAVFLSPGRPQLPYVGRVESLWESWSSSMVVRVKWFYHPEETRLGKRHCDGKNALYQSSHEDENDVQTISHRCQVVSRAEYDHMIRDHKSGTTGNDLFYLAGTYEPTTGQLIGADGMAIVS; encoded by the exons GGTACCCCAGCTATTCAGGAAGTCTTGCCTCCCCTTTTCTTCCCATGAGTCCCCTGGATCACCATAGCAACGGTCTATATGGACAGCACCGCTTCTATGAAACTCAAAAAG ATCACTTCTACCTGAGAGGCCTTCCCACCCAACCCTCTCTGCACTCCACCAACCACAGCCTCCCCCCACTTGCCAGGACCGCTCCTGGCCACCCCCTCGGCTCCTGCAACAGGGAGACGGACAACACGGTAGGAAGTGGTAAAAGCACTAGGGACGTGGTCGAGAAAGGGCTTTCGACCCTGCCGAAGGAGAAAGAAAGATCAAGCAGCAAGGAGCGCCACCAGGAGAGTAAAGACAAACACCAGCTTCATTATCAACATACTCGTCAGGCGAGCCCTGCTGCCACTCCATCCAGCTTCCATCATAAAGCTTTCCCACATCCTCCCCATGCACTCATGCCCCACCTCACACCTCAAAGCAAAGAGGAGGATCCCAGACACCTTCTGGAAAGACACAAGGACAGTGAAAACCAAGGAATGAAACATATGAGTGCCTGTAAGCTCTCCAGCAGTTCTGGTGCAGAGACTGGCTCCAGTGGGAAGGGGGGCACATTAAGTAGCTGTTTTGGGAGTGGAGCGGGTAGAGCTCCTTCTGGAAGCAGCAGGCGCTGCTACAAAGAACCCACAAACGGGGAGATGAGGATCAGTGACTCAACCGCCTCCTCGGAATGTATAAGAAGAGGTACCATCTTGGCACCTCCTCACTCTGTGGCCTCCTACTCCatgcctccccctcctcctccaccaccacctcaTACCCTGCACATGGGCTCAGCAGTGGTAGGGGGCTGGCTTCACCCACATCACCATCCACATCCAGAGTTTTACTGCCCCCCAGCTCCTATTAGCATTGTACCCTCCAAAGATCCAGCTTCTGGAGGGTCCAGCAGGGAGGCAAAAGTCATAGGCCCGACTTTTGTACCCTCAGTGGGGCCTTTAGGAGATCTGGCAATTCCTGAATGTCGTGGAGCAGGAAGTAGTGGGAAAAAGGAAGACAAGAATGGAGATGGATCTTGTGAAAATCCCTCTCATCACCTCAGTCGCCTTAGTAGTTGCCAGAAGAAGGACAAATCCCAAACACATTTGCAGCAGCTGGGATACGGCAAGGCTGACAAACCTCCTGACTGGAGCCAACAAACACAGCACTTCCCAAAATCTAATCCCAACTTGAGCTCTCAGCCTGAGCTGCGGTCGTGTAGCCTGGAAACATCCTCATCTCTCAGAGATGTTGAGGTTGAGGAGGACTTTTACAGGCCCTCTCTTCCACCAGATGCCCAGGGGACACACCTTGGTACAGGACAGTCCACATCCAAGAATGGCTCTCCACCTTTCAGGGACTGCTCTCATTCAGGTTCTCATTCTGACGGAAGGGTGGGGTCAGCGAGTCAGAGGGAGGGACAAAAGGTTGCTAGGATACGACACCAGCAACACGGCAGCCATGGTGCAGACGATAGGGGCAGGGATGGAGGTCAGGCGTTAACATTTTGGGGTGCACGAGGAGGCCCCCTGGAGGACCAGAGAAAAGACTCCCATCATGCATCAGTGAGCAATAGTGAAATAAGAGGGCTCAGTAGTGCAGCTCCAGACAACCAATCTAAGGGTTTACCCCATCCCTCACCACACACCACAGAAGGAGAGGGCAGTGCCATGAAGAACCTAATGAACTACAGCTCCCAGCAGCCTTTGCTGCTGCCCCAGCGGAGCCCCTTTGGCGGCCTGGGCTGCCTCAAGCAGGCCGGTGAGCAGTCAGAGAAAGGGGGaggcaaaaacaacagcacccTACAAGACCTACCTAAACAATCCCTCCCTCCTCGCCGAGGCTCCTCTAACGAGGGAGAGAAGGGTGAcaaaggagggagggagaccGGGGAGCCAGGAGAGGGGGAGGTACGACAGCCTCCGGTGGGTATTGCCGTTGCAGTCGCCAGGCCCCCCCATCGCTCTTCAGACAACACCCCTGGACACAGCAGACAGGGCAGAGTGCTGCCCTGCATGAAAG GGGTGTCACGTCCTGTGTATCCACTTGGCCGGGAGGCAGAGGACAGAAAGAGGATGACGGAGGATCAGATAAGTCTTCATCACCTGGACAGAGACAGAGAGCTTATTATTAG GGACAGCAAGGATCACGTGGAGTTTGCCAGGATGCACTCATCAAGTGGTTGCCACGGTGACCTGACATCTCACCTCCTGGTGCCTGGAGGCGCGAGCCAATTGGGGGCGGACGCTGCTGCACACGCTCACCACCACTGGATGCGGAGGACAGGAAGTCCCTCCCTCTGGATGGGACATTCATACA GTCTGAACCACGTGGGTATGAGTGCCAGCTTCCCCCCAGGTTTGCCCAGCCCTCTGCCGCCTGTGCTTGGTTCACTGAGCCAAGACCCCAACTCCCCACTGATGGTTCTTCCCACGGAGCCTGGGTCTCATCATCACCTTG ACGTTTTAGAGCAATCCAGTCTGTGGCCTCCCGTGTACGGAAGCCGGCGGGCCCCTCCTCACCTGCAGCATCACCCCGTCTACTCTCGCTCCTCTTTCTTACGGCAACAGGAACTTTACGCCCTGCAACAGCACCGGGCCATGGAGCATTTGCAGCGCCATTCCCTGGCACAG CAACAGAAACACAACGACCACGCTGCGACAGTGGAAGACACTCCATCAGCATCGAGACCCCCTTCCTCATCCTCTTCTTCCACCGCATCCTCTCATGTGGCCAAACCCTTCTCGCACACCCCTCCCCCACCAAAGACATCCACCCCGTCGGCGGGAGTGTGCCCCAGCAGTCGTCAGTCGCCCTGCTACCATTCCCCATCCAGGCGACCGCACCCGTCAAATCTGCTGACCCCCGCCCCGAGCCCTGCAGCGGCTGCCCCACGCTCGCCGGCGCTCAGCCCCGTGCCGTCGCTCCTGCCTAAAGGCCTGGAGAGGAGCAGCGACAGGGGAGAGGGACAGCCACCTCAGGACTACCCACAATCCTTAGAGCCTG ACTTGCCACCTGTGTACGCCTTCCCTCAACTCACCATGGGTTTCAAGGCCGGGCCCTTGCCGCCTCAAGCTCGCTTGGCTGAACAAGCCTCACAGAAAGCGGAGCCAGCAGAGCCCGACTCCAAATCTCTCCAGCCTCGCCCCCACATCCCACCTCTCACTAAAGATGAGACCAAGAGGGAAGAAGTGGAGAGAGACTGTGAAGTGGTGGAATCCCGagaagaaaaggaggaggaatgtCAGGGGGAAATGAACGGATGCTTTGTTTTGGAGCCTGAGAGGACCAATTCTGGAATGCTGCCGTGCCCTTCCCCATCTTCCGTCCTGAATCCAACCAACACTGCCACAGGCACAGGCAAAGCCCAAAAGCAACCTGAGCTATCCAAAGAAcaggaggatgaggaagaaTGTGGAAAAGAGGAGGATGGAGGAGAAAAAATGGAGTGTGGACCGACAGAATGCACTGTGTTAGTAGAGCATGCAGAAGAGAAAAAAGAGGAGAACGACAAACATGAAGAGTTGGTTGTAGATGGTGAAGATGAAGAAGCGATCGAGAGGAGTTTGGATGAAGCTGATCCAACGTGCTTTTCATCTCCATGCACGGACCTCCACCTCGCTGCCAGCAGAGCAGCTCAGCAGCAAGGCGCCTACATGTGGAGCCTGGAGCTTCTCATAGCCGCCGCGCTATGCGCCACCCGAGATGCCTCGCACCCAACTGCACCTGCAGCCCGGGCACCTAGCCCTGCGGCACACCATGGCATGGAGATCCTGGGAGAACTGGCCGAGCTGGAGATTCAGAAGAGGAGTCTGGAGAGCAAAGGGATGGAAGATGAAG GTGAGCGCATGCTGACCTTTGACCTGCACAGTCTGGCAACGCTGGCGGCCGCCCGTGCCTTGGAGATGGGGGGAGGTGCTGCTCAACAATGCCCAATTAGAAAAAGGCTCAACCTGCGCAGGAAGTGCAGCTGGACACCTCGCCATGAGCCG GTGTGCCAAGTGAAGGGCTCCATGGAGACGATGGGAGGGGAGGAGCTGGCCATGCGTGTCCAGCTGGCTGAGCTACAGCGCCGCTACAAAGAGAAACAGAGAGAACTGGCCAAGCTACAGAGGAAACACGACCACCA GAGAGAGGAGACGTCTCGAAGCCCTGCCCGCAGGGGGCCGGGACGCCCCCGCAAGCGCAAGTCTACCCCTGGTGCGGCGGCTCCAGACTCCTCCAAAAGACTCAG GACTGGCCTTAATTTacaggaggaggaaaaaagcaGGAAGAATCATGACTTCAGCAGCCTCAGTGCTGCACAG TTAAAAGCAAGCTGTAAGCACAGAGGTCGACCCAGCACGCTGAACTCAAGGCTGGCAAGGCGGGTAACCCATTTGAAGCAGAGGGCTGCAGCCCAGCATGCCGCTACAGCCGCGGGCATGCTGCACTGCAGAGGGGCCACTGGGGCAGAAGAGGCCCCAAAGAGTCACTGTGTACATGAAGGGAAAG ATTCGCAACAGGAATGGGAAGCCAGTCAGACCACGAAGAGAAAGAGAGGTCGTAAGCCAAAGGTGCTGATGATGGGCGCCGATGCAAACCGAGCTCCTCACAGTCGCGCTTctgagaaacaggaagtgagggCGGAGAAGAGTGACAGCGAGAGCCCAGGACACG AGTTTGAGGAGGACTGCAGCTGCAACAGTGATGAGGGCACCAGTGACATCAGGATTAGATCACCCTCCAAAGAGGCTCCATCAAACACTGCTGGCTCCTTTTCATCTGGGCTGCACACAAACCAGAAAACAAGGACCAAAAAGTCAGGACCTCCAG GCCCAGGGAGTgtttcaaacacacacaggaagcaaTGCACGGCCAACAGCGAACATCCAGGTCACCACAGGACTCGAAGGCCGTCCCTTCCCAGCTGGGCGGCCTCCTCAGTGGGCTCCAGCTTTGGGGATGGCCGGGGGAATTGTGGAACTCTGACGACGGACAACAGGAATTGCAAGGAAGCAACAAGGAGGGACTCAACAGTACACAGACATCTGGAAAAG GCCAAGGGTCACGCAGTGAGTCGACTCCTGCAGAGCTTCACAGCAGATGACGGCTTTCGCTTGGATGAAGAGAGCAGCTTCTCTGAGGGAGAGGAGGAtgtggaagaagaggaggagggagacGAGAGCAACAAGTCTGTGATCCACCTTCCTCCCAACATGCCTTGCAAAATACCCG CGTTGCCCAACTGCGTGCTCAGCAAAGAGATGCTGGTGGATGGCCTGAAGATTCTGATCTCTAAAGAGGATGAGCTGCTCTATGCCGCCTGCGTCCAAACATTGGACCTGCCTGACAT ATTTAGTGTTGTCATTGAAGGAGAGCGTGGGAACCGCCCCAGGATCTATTCACTGGAGCAAATCCTGCAGGAAGCT GTTCTAGACGTGCGGCCTCAGACTGAGGCCATCCTGACTGCGGGGACGCGGGTTTGTGCTTACTGGAGTGAGCGCTCACGTTGTCTTTACCCTGGTTATGTCCACAGAG GAGGTCCAGgcgaggagaaggaggaaagCGTGATGGTGGAGTTTGATGACGGAGACAGAGGAAGAATCACACTGGCAAACATCAGACTTTTACCACCAGGATACCAAATCTGCT GTGCGGAACCATCACCGGCGCTTCTGATCTCACCTGGCCGCCGATGTAGACGCGGCTCTACACAGGAGAAGAAAGACACACCCACAGAGAAATCAACCAATGAGGAACAAGCAGGGAAACCTCAAGAGAAGAGACCAG TTGGCAGGCCCAAGAAAATCCACTCAGTGCCTAAGACTGCCAGCACAGCAGCAACATCAGAGTTAGACTCCCAAATTAAAGGCAACACTTCCTTGGTGAGCTGGTCTGCACCCAGGAAGAGACCCCCAGTTGACTTCTTCCTTTTCAATGGGACTTCACGTAAAACCCAGAAGAGATCCCGAGAGCGAGACATGGGGTTATTTCATCGCCCTGCCTCCCACTCACTCATGCCAGCAACCCCCCTCAAAGGTATCTTTGGCTCCCCTTTTGCAGTTGACTCTTTCAGCAGCATCGCCAACAGCTACTCTGCCTTCGGAAGTGGAAGAAGCGCCATGCCAGGGTGCCTGGTAAACACCGCATCTACCATGGCGCCTCGGGATTCCTCTTCTTGCGCCTCAGCCGTCACCCTGGCGATGGCAACGGGGAGCAAGAAGTTAGTGAAGAAGCAAGAAGTTAGTGAACGAGACAGGAAGCATTTCCTGGTGAAGCTTGATCATGAAGGTGTGATGTCACCTAAAACAAAGAATGGTAAGGCCCTGCTTCGACTTGGGAATGGAGGAAGGGGAGGTAGAAGTTTTTCATCAGCGGGCGCTCCACTACGATACATTCACCCGTCCATGTTGGTGAAGGATGCAAAGAAAGGAGAAAATGATCGGATAGGCACCCCCCCTTCGCAGAAAGACCCACTGTCCGGCAGTCATGGAGGCCAAGCTGGAGATTACAGTCTGGACTACGCCAGCGACTGCCCAAGTTCTTACTCTGAGCTCGATGAGGACGACGAGGACGGTGGTGACGACACAAGGGCGCGAAGAAGAGGCACGTCCGTCGCATCTCATCGGCATGGTGGCTTTCTCTCCCGCCTCTCAgtttgctcctcctcctcctcatcatcatcttcctctTCCGGCTCCGTATCATCCTCGTCCCTTTGCTCCTCAGACAACGACTCCTCCTACTCGTCCGATGAAGAGTCCTCCTCTGTTCTCCTGCgccgcgctcttctccagcaggacAAGCACAAGCACAGACACAACTTGACTTCTGACCTGCTGAGCCCTGAGTCCACCAACACCAACTCTACAACCACCACTCCAGCTCACCCTTATGTGGCCAAAACCAGCATGACCCACTCTGCGTCAAAAGGGAGGGTGGAGAGATCTGAGGACAGGGCCGAGTATTTGCCAAAAGGAAGCATGGGGGCCAAGACTCAACGGAGGAAGGAAGGAGTTCTTAATAGCAACCAGCGTCTTAAACCTGCCCTGAAAGACCCAACAGCAACTAAAAGGCAGAGGATGTCTTCACCTGAGCCACAAGCCAACATGGCTCCACTGCTACCTGGGCGCCAGCTGTGGAAATGGTCTGGTAACCCAACACAG AGGAGAGGTCTGAAGGGAAAAGCTCGCAAGCTCTTCTACAAGGCCATCGTACGGGGCAAGGAGACGGTGCGGGTCGGTGACTGTGCCGTCTTTCTGTCACCGGGCCGGCCCCAGCTGCCTTACGTGGGCAGAGTGGAGAGCCTGTGGGAATCATGGAGCTCCAGCATGGTGGTCAGGGTCAAGTGGTTTTACCACCCGGAGGAGACTCGCTTAGGGAAGCGACACTGCGACGGCAAG AATGCGTTGTACCAGTCGAGTCACGAGGACGAGAACGACGTCCAGACCATCTCTCATCGCTGCCAGGTGGTCAGCAGGGCCGAGTACGATCACATGATCCGAGACCACAAGTCCGGCACCACAGGGAATGACCTTTTCTACCTGGCCGGAACGTACGAGCCCACAACAGGCCAGCTGATTGGCGCTGACGGCATGGCTATTGTGTCCTAG